A stretch of Acidimicrobiales bacterium DNA encodes these proteins:
- a CDS encoding PA2169 family four-helix-bundle protein encodes MSQDKSVTKDLIETLEDGKDGFTHAAAQLSDSGHSDLAAKMRDYAQQRARFSQQLEALAAHYGDDIDENGSLVAGAHRVWMSMKDALTGSDPSAVFDVAEQGEDHAVKEYVHALEQDISPELREVVQRQLTEIRAAHDDVRSLREAVS; translated from the coding sequence ATGTCCCAGGACAAGTCGGTCACGAAGGACCTCATCGAGACACTCGAGGACGGCAAGGACGGATTCACGCACGCAGCTGCGCAGCTGTCCGACTCCGGTCACTCGGACCTCGCCGCCAAGATGCGTGACTACGCCCAGCAGCGGGCCCGATTCTCGCAGCAGCTCGAAGCCCTCGCCGCCCACTACGGCGACGACATCGACGAGAACGGCTCGCTGGTAGCCGGGGCGCACCGCGTCTGGATGAGCATGAAGGACGCCCTGACCGGCTCCGACCCCTCCGCCGTGTTCGACGTTGCCGAGCAGGGCGAGGACCATGCGGTCAAGGAGTACGTGCACGCGTTGGAGCAGGACATCTCGCCCGAGCTCCGAGAGGTCGTTCAGCGCCAGCTCACCGAGATCAGGGCGGCCCACGACGACGTCCGCAGCCTCCGCGAAGCCGTCAGCTGA
- a CDS encoding YdeI/OmpD-associated family protein, whose amino-acid sequence MKDYPDVDSYVADSDQWPEELAAIRPILLSCGLDESIKWGKPCYGIDGGDTNVVLLQEFTKHLALLFFQGVLLEDPERVLRAQGPNTHGPRRMEFTSVGEIESLAEVITAYVNEAIQHARAGTELPPRPDEELAVELQERLAIDPELADAFHSLTPGRQREYNLHISDAKQSATRDRRIDKVVPRILEGRGLRDR is encoded by the coding sequence ATGAAGGACTATCCGGATGTCGACAGCTATGTCGCCGACAGCGACCAGTGGCCCGAGGAGCTCGCCGCGATTCGCCCGATCCTGCTCTCCTGCGGTCTGGACGAGTCGATCAAGTGGGGCAAGCCCTGCTACGGCATCGACGGCGGCGACACGAACGTCGTCCTGCTCCAGGAGTTCACGAAGCATCTCGCCCTGCTGTTCTTCCAGGGCGTGCTGCTCGAGGACCCCGAGCGGGTCCTGCGGGCCCAGGGGCCGAACACCCACGGGCCCAGACGCATGGAGTTCACGTCGGTCGGCGAGATCGAATCCCTCGCCGAGGTGATCACGGCGTACGTGAACGAGGCGATCCAGCACGCCCGGGCCGGCACGGAGCTGCCGCCGCGGCCCGACGAGGAGCTGGCGGTCGAGCTCCAGGAGCGCCTGGCGATCGACCCGGAGCTCGCCGACGCCTTTCACAGCCTCACCCCCGGGCGCCAGCGGGAGTACAACCTCCACATCTCCGACGCGAAACAGTCCGCTACCCGCGATCGACGCATCGACAAGGTGGTGCCGCGCATCCTCGAGGGTCGGGGACTGCGCGACCGCTAG
- a CDS encoding metalloregulator ArsR/SmtB family transcription factor: MTAVDRVLDAVGEPNRRRLLELLHQHEESTVSELVRASGMNQPQVSKHLKVLATATLVSVRADGRHRHYRLDGTGLRVAHDWFASFDDVWQSRFDALDELVSTDPNPTPPPEPQT, from the coding sequence ATGACCGCCGTCGACCGAGTCCTGGATGCCGTGGGGGAGCCGAACCGACGGCGGCTGCTCGAGCTGTTGCACCAGCACGAGGAGTCCACGGTGTCCGAGCTCGTGCGGGCCTCCGGCATGAATCAGCCGCAGGTGTCCAAGCACCTCAAGGTGCTCGCCACTGCGACGCTGGTCTCGGTTCGCGCCGACGGTCGCCATCGCCACTACCGACTCGACGGCACCGGCCTGCGGGTGGCCCACGACTGGTTCGCGTCCTTCGACGACGTCTGGCAGTCGCGGTTCGACGCGCTCGACGAGCTCGTCTCGACCGATCCGAATCCCACCCCACCACCGGAGCCCCAGACGTGA
- a CDS encoding SRPBCC domain-containing protein: MNESTPRIDASTLDGRRGSTRIELSDDGLSYQCVRTFGAPPSRVFRAFTDPADLRIWFPSGAPAGSDLTVCESDPVEGGRYHYEMVIPEYGRMAWHGVYTGVDRPSRLAADEWFVMGDGEPTGPPTAQTLTFEPIGDGFTVMTMQVNLPEPEDPDTFMEQSAAGLTNSLNTMDELVSG, from the coding sequence GTGAACGAATCCACCCCTCGAATCGACGCCTCGACCCTGGATGGGAGGCGAGGGTCGACTCGCATCGAGCTGAGCGACGACGGTCTGTCGTACCAGTGCGTGCGGACCTTCGGCGCCCCGCCGAGCCGGGTCTTTCGCGCCTTCACCGACCCGGCGGACCTGCGGATCTGGTTCCCCTCGGGCGCGCCGGCCGGGTCCGACCTCACCGTGTGCGAATCCGACCCTGTCGAGGGCGGTCGCTACCACTACGAAATGGTCATCCCCGAGTACGGCCGGATGGCCTGGCACGGTGTCTACACCGGCGTCGACCGGCCGAGTCGACTGGCGGCCGACGAATGGTTCGTCATGGGCGACGGGGAGCCCACCGGCCCGCCGACCGCCCAGACGCTGACGTTCGAGCCCATCGGCGACGGGTTCACGGTGATGACGATGCAGGTGAACCTGCCCGAACCCGAGGATCCCGACACGTTCATGGAGCAGTCCGCCGCGGGCCTCACGAACTCGCTGAACACCATGGACGAACTGGTGTCGGGATGA
- a CDS encoding pyridoxal-dependent decarboxylase — protein MTPDRLTLIEAIVERATRYLTDPPGSDDPVISLASPARLEALFADSVGLALADTTAAATDADLLAAVEQVIEYSMHTSHPRFVNQNFAGADPIAVVGDWLGAALNTTGATFEVAPVFTMMESAVLTKLGRLAGYLAAGAESLPSIPPGLFCAGGSMGTLFALQLARHRHQPDMTTAGANGDRLAIFVSEAGHYAAAKSASLMGIGTDAVIEVDSDGDGAIIPAELDVAIARAEADGRMPLAVIGTAGTTVTAAFDDLEALADICERRGLWFHVDGCYGGSALFAPEQAWRLRGVERSDSMVWNLHKMMGMTQQCSALLVKEPARLAACFSAGADYLFQSDKLHAEWDSGDRTFQCARRIDVLKLWLTWKARGDDGFAQRVHHAVEMADHTRRRIAGSDGAFVPVVSGDFTNVVFAWVPGHLRPLGLDDPRALPAAVHAELHALAPRIKARMQAEGSGMIGYQPVHGLNTFRMICMSPTLLAADVDALLAAIDAGGRALTNS, from the coding sequence GTGACACCGGACCGGCTCACCCTGATCGAGGCGATCGTCGAACGGGCGACGCGCTACCTCACTGATCCGCCCGGGAGCGATGATCCGGTGATCTCGCTCGCGTCGCCGGCCCGCCTCGAAGCGCTCTTCGCGGACAGTGTCGGGTTGGCACTCGCCGACACCACGGCCGCGGCGACCGACGCCGATCTGCTCGCCGCGGTCGAACAGGTCATCGAGTACTCGATGCACACGAGCCATCCCCGGTTCGTGAACCAGAACTTCGCCGGCGCCGATCCGATCGCGGTCGTGGGGGACTGGCTCGGCGCCGCGCTCAACACGACGGGTGCGACGTTCGAGGTCGCGCCCGTGTTCACGATGATGGAGAGCGCGGTGCTGACGAAGCTCGGGCGCCTCGCGGGGTATCTGGCGGCCGGAGCCGAATCGCTCCCGTCGATCCCCCCGGGTCTGTTCTGCGCGGGCGGTTCCATGGGGACCCTGTTCGCGCTCCAGCTCGCGCGGCATCGCCATCAGCCCGACATGACGACCGCCGGCGCGAACGGTGACCGGCTCGCGATCTTCGTCTCCGAGGCCGGCCACTACGCGGCCGCCAAGTCCGCGTCGCTGATGGGCATCGGCACCGACGCCGTGATCGAAGTCGACAGCGATGGCGACGGAGCGATCATCCCCGCGGAGCTGGACGTGGCCATCGCACGGGCCGAAGCCGACGGCCGGATGCCCCTCGCGGTCATCGGAACGGCCGGAACCACGGTGACCGCGGCATTCGACGATCTCGAGGCCCTCGCCGACATCTGTGAGCGGCGGGGGCTGTGGTTCCACGTCGATGGTTGCTACGGCGGTTCCGCGCTCTTCGCGCCGGAGCAGGCGTGGCGGCTGCGAGGCGTCGAGCGGTCCGACTCGATGGTGTGGAACCTCCACAAGATGATGGGCATGACCCAGCAGTGCAGCGCCCTGCTGGTCAAGGAGCCGGCTCGGCTCGCGGCCTGCTTCTCAGCCGGGGCCGACTACCTCTTCCAGTCCGACAAGCTGCACGCCGAGTGGGACTCGGGCGACCGGACGTTCCAGTGCGCTCGTCGCATCGACGTGCTCAAGCTGTGGCTCACCTGGAAGGCTCGCGGGGACGACGGGTTCGCCCAGCGTGTCCACCACGCCGTCGAGATGGCCGACCACACCCGGCGCCGGATTGCCGGAAGCGACGGCGCCTTCGTGCCGGTCGTGAGCGGCGACTTCACGAACGTGGTGTTCGCGTGGGTACCCGGCCATCTGCGGCCGTTAGGCCTCGATGATCCTCGGGCCCTGCCGGCGGCTGTCCACGCCGAACTCCATGCCCTCGCGCCCCGGATCAAGGCCCGGATGCAAGCCGAGGGGTCCGGCATGATCGGGTATCAACCGGTACACGGGCTCAACACGTTCCGCATGATCTGCATGAGCCCGACCCTGCTGGCCGCGGATGTCGACGCTCTCCTCGCGGCGATCGACGCAGGCGGCCGAGCCCTCACCAACTCCTGA
- the nhaA gene encoding Na+/H+ antiporter NhaA, with translation MANEAGIRTRDEAWSGSDSRLAQSVARPLIRFLAQSTSSGVILIIATAVALIWANSPWDASYTSFWDTEIELRLGDWQPFVSHDHPLTLRDWVNDGLMVLFFFVVGMEITAELVVGELRNPRAAALPAIAAFGGMVAPALIYLAINAGEASANGWGVPMATDIAFAVGVLALLGDRVPSSLKVFLLMLAIVDDIGAILVIAVFYTDELAMDWLLLSFAGLALIGLLRSSRVWYTPVYLVVGVVVWFAMLRSGVHATIAGVAIGLLTPVRPLLGARRLEAVEDVLSGDRVEPTAMRDVSWKLRESVSVAGRLTALLSPWTVFVVVPLFAMANAGIPLSGSVLGDAASSPATLGVVAGLVVGKPLGIAVATWIARSTGVATLPEGVTMRHIVGTGFVAGVGFTVALFIARLAFEDPLIADEAVIGVLTASLISAVVGAVVLARTPRTADRP, from the coding sequence ATGGCGAACGAAGCGGGTATCCGGACGCGGGACGAAGCGTGGAGCGGCAGCGACAGCCGCCTCGCGCAGTCGGTGGCCCGCCCGCTCATCCGGTTCCTCGCCCAGTCCACGTCCTCGGGCGTGATCCTCATCATCGCGACGGCCGTCGCCCTGATCTGGGCGAACAGCCCGTGGGACGCGTCCTACACCTCGTTCTGGGACACCGAGATCGAACTGCGCCTCGGGGACTGGCAACCGTTCGTGAGCCACGACCACCCGCTGACGCTTCGCGACTGGGTCAACGACGGCCTGATGGTGCTCTTCTTCTTCGTGGTCGGCATGGAGATCACCGCGGAGCTCGTCGTCGGCGAGCTGCGCAACCCGAGAGCGGCCGCCCTCCCCGCCATCGCCGCGTTCGGCGGCATGGTGGCGCCGGCGCTGATCTATCTGGCGATCAACGCGGGGGAGGCCTCGGCGAACGGCTGGGGCGTGCCGATGGCGACCGACATCGCCTTCGCGGTCGGTGTGCTCGCCCTCCTCGGCGACCGCGTGCCGTCGTCGTTGAAGGTCTTTCTCCTGATGCTCGCCATCGTGGACGACATCGGCGCCATCCTGGTGATCGCCGTCTTCTACACCGACGAACTCGCCATGGACTGGCTCCTCCTCTCGTTTGCCGGGCTCGCCCTCATCGGCCTCCTGCGCAGCTCACGCGTCTGGTACACGCCCGTGTACCTGGTCGTCGGTGTCGTCGTCTGGTTCGCCATGTTGCGCTCCGGCGTGCACGCCACCATCGCGGGCGTCGCGATCGGGCTGCTCACGCCGGTGCGTCCCCTCCTCGGGGCGCGCCGCCTCGAGGCGGTCGAGGACGTCCTCAGCGGCGACCGTGTCGAGCCGACCGCGATGCGCGACGTCTCGTGGAAGCTCCGAGAGTCCGTCAGCGTGGCCGGCCGACTGACGGCATTGCTCAGCCCGTGGACCGTGTTCGTCGTGGTACCCCTGTTCGCGATGGCGAACGCCGGGATTCCGCTCTCGGGATCCGTGCTCGGTGATGCGGCGTCGTCGCCGGCAACGCTCGGGGTCGTGGCGGGCCTGGTCGTCGGCAAGCCGCTCGGTATCGCCGTCGCCACCTGGATCGCCCGATCGACGGGTGTGGCCACACTGCCCGAGGGCGTCACCATGCGCCACATCGTCGGGACGGGCTTCGTGGCCGGCGTCGGCTTCACCGTGGCGCTCTTCATCGCCCGGCTGGCCTTCGAGGATCCGTTGATCGCCGACGAGGCCGTCATCGGTGTGCTGACCGCCTCGCTCATCTCCGCCGTCGTCGGCGCCGTGGTCCTCGCGAGAACACCCCGCACCGCGGACCGGCCCTGA
- a CDS encoding class I SAM-dependent methyltransferase: MSFDVAGEAYDRFMGRYSQPLACLFVDFAAPGSAGPVLDVGCGTGALTAELVHRLGADEVRAVDPSPSFVGVMGERFPAVEVVEANAAALPFESGTFAAALSQLVVHFMDDPVAGISEMARVTRSGGVVGACVWDHAEGGGPLEAFWQATRALDPGATTEDLLPGTRHGDLTEIFRQAGLAQIEERALTVRVSHPTFDEWWQPFTLGVGPAGAHVAALGGEAADALRRECLERLGGGPFDVDARVWAARATS; the protein is encoded by the coding sequence ATGAGCTTCGATGTGGCGGGCGAGGCGTACGACCGATTCATGGGTCGGTACTCCCAGCCACTCGCGTGCCTCTTCGTGGACTTCGCCGCGCCCGGCTCTGCCGGGCCGGTACTCGACGTCGGGTGTGGGACCGGGGCGCTGACGGCGGAGCTGGTCCATCGGCTGGGGGCTGACGAGGTCCGGGCGGTCGATCCGTCGCCGTCGTTCGTCGGTGTCATGGGGGAGCGGTTCCCGGCGGTCGAGGTCGTCGAGGCGAACGCAGCCGCGCTGCCATTCGAGTCGGGGACGTTCGCCGCAGCCCTTTCACAGCTCGTCGTGCACTTCATGGACGATCCCGTCGCCGGGATCAGCGAGATGGCCCGAGTCACCCGATCCGGCGGCGTCGTCGGCGCATGTGTGTGGGATCACGCGGAGGGCGGCGGGCCACTCGAGGCCTTCTGGCAGGCGACCCGCGCCCTCGACCCCGGCGCGACCACCGAGGATCTCCTGCCGGGCACCCGCCACGGTGACCTCACGGAGATCTTCCGGCAGGCGGGACTCGCCCAGATCGAGGAGCGCGCCTTGACCGTACGCGTGTCACACCCGACGTTCGACGAGTGGTGGCAGCCGTTCACGCTGGGGGTCGGGCCCGCCGGGGCCCATGTCGCCGCCCTCGGGGGCGAGGCCGCCGACGCCCTTCGGCGGGAGTGTCTGGAACGCCTCGGAGGGGGCCCGTTCGATGTCGACGCCCGGGTGTGGGCGGCCCGGGCCACGAGCTAG
- a CDS encoding alpha/beta hydrolase, with product MESTLRDATFRFVETNGIRMRLAEMGDGPLVILAHGWPDSWLSWRHQMRALADAGYRAVAPQMRGYGETDAPDGVDAYDSEHLAGDLVGLVQALGASSCHLVGHDWGSMVAAATAQFHPEALTSLTLMSVPHTPRSPAPPLAIFREVFGDDFFYVTYHTEPGGIAEAEYDADPAGLLRRLFASPDQPRAEPAVTDPKRRAGGWIPRLGLPHELPPWLTPAEFDEMVAAFEHSGFRGGVNYYRNFDRNWELSEPFAEARLPMPAMFVAGAEDMVIGGQTEADLRATMTQTCADLRGVHLIPGSGHWVQQEAPDAVSRLLLDFLRDL from the coding sequence ATGGAATCGACGCTCCGAGACGCCACGTTCCGGTTCGTGGAGACGAACGGCATTCGCATGCGACTCGCCGAGATGGGCGACGGTCCCCTCGTGATCCTCGCCCACGGCTGGCCGGACAGCTGGCTCTCCTGGCGACACCAGATGCGGGCGCTCGCCGACGCGGGATATCGGGCCGTCGCCCCCCAGATGCGCGGCTACGGCGAAACCGACGCTCCGGACGGCGTGGATGCCTACGACAGCGAGCACCTGGCGGGTGATCTCGTGGGCCTCGTGCAGGCGCTCGGTGCGTCGTCGTGTCATCTCGTGGGTCACGACTGGGGCTCGATGGTCGCCGCCGCCACCGCCCAGTTCCATCCCGAGGCGCTCACCAGCCTGACGCTCATGAGTGTGCCCCACACCCCGCGCTCGCCGGCGCCGCCGCTGGCGATCTTCCGTGAGGTGTTCGGCGACGACTTCTTCTACGTCACCTACCACACCGAGCCCGGCGGGATCGCCGAGGCCGAGTACGACGCCGACCCGGCCGGTCTGCTGCGCCGCCTCTTCGCTTCACCCGATCAGCCGCGGGCCGAGCCGGCGGTCACCGACCCGAAGCGCCGCGCCGGGGGCTGGATCCCGCGGCTCGGTCTGCCTCACGAGCTTCCGCCCTGGCTCACCCCGGCGGAGTTCGACGAGATGGTCGCGGCGTTCGAGCACAGCGGGTTCCGGGGCGGCGTCAACTACTACCGGAACTTCGATCGGAACTGGGAGCTGTCGGAGCCGTTCGCCGAAGCGAGACTCCCGATGCCGGCGATGTTCGTCGCCGGCGCCGAGGACATGGTGATCGGCGGCCAGACGGAAGCCGACCTCCGGGCGACGATGACCCAGACGTGCGCTGACCTGCGCGGTGTCCACCTGATCCCGGGTTCCGGTCACTGGGTCCAGCAGGAGGCGCCGGACGCGGTCAGTCGACTCCTGCTCGACTTCCTGCGCGACCTCTAG
- a CDS encoding CotH kinase family protein, producing the protein MNTRRCLALLLAFALSAVACSSGDDGDPAASDPTDTPSTTHPFEGDEPPADEPETSEDSRNVGVESGVPDGSFLFDDGELHTFEINLSEENLALIDADPSAEEYVEGEVTFGGETRTVGIRYKGSIGAWVNCLEGTRISDGFQGIFNPSGAKACTKLSIKVKINWQNSNDEWHGQRKFQFHSMNLDPTQMHDRLGYWLFREMGVPAPRATHARIVLNGAFLGLFSLVEQIDGRFTRHNFDDGTGNLYKEVWPLDGSGRPVPVGAYEAGLKTNENENPSFALVEEFAAAITAPGADTAAVVAEWMDVEESLAYFAVERTIRHDDGLSHWRCFGPCVTHNFFLYEDPTNERFHVIAWDLDNAFQVLRTSGFNGILEVADDFGEISGDCAPFDYLGSPQRSAACDPIIGALASYTDEYRAVLDEFLAGPFSVERTDEVLDRWSAQIADATAEAAATHDDAVPVAVWEASVAALREDLETARANAAG; encoded by the coding sequence ATGAACACCCGACGATGCCTCGCCCTGCTCCTCGCGTTTGCCCTGTCCGCGGTGGCCTGCTCGTCCGGCGACGACGGCGATCCCGCGGCGTCCGATCCAACGGACACCCCCTCGACGACGCATCCGTTCGAGGGTGACGAACCACCGGCCGACGAACCCGAGACCAGTGAGGACAGCCGAAACGTCGGTGTCGAGTCCGGCGTGCCCGACGGCTCCTTCCTGTTCGACGACGGCGAGCTGCACACGTTCGAGATCAACCTGTCCGAGGAGAACCTGGCGCTGATCGATGCCGACCCGTCGGCCGAGGAGTACGTCGAGGGGGAAGTGACGTTCGGCGGCGAGACCCGCACGGTGGGCATCCGCTACAAGGGCAGCATCGGCGCGTGGGTGAACTGTCTCGAGGGGACCCGCATCAGCGACGGCTTCCAGGGGATCTTCAATCCGTCCGGCGCGAAGGCCTGCACGAAGCTCTCCATCAAGGTCAAGATCAACTGGCAGAACTCGAACGACGAGTGGCACGGCCAGCGCAAGTTCCAGTTCCACTCGATGAACCTGGACCCGACCCAGATGCACGACCGTCTGGGCTATTGGCTCTTCCGGGAGATGGGCGTGCCCGCGCCTCGGGCCACCCACGCGCGGATCGTTCTCAACGGGGCGTTCCTCGGGCTGTTCTCATTGGTCGAGCAGATCGACGGTCGCTTCACCCGGCACAACTTCGACGACGGCACCGGCAACCTCTACAAGGAGGTGTGGCCCCTCGACGGGAGCGGTCGTCCGGTCCCGGTCGGTGCGTACGAGGCGGGTCTCAAGACCAACGAGAACGAGAATCCGTCCTTTGCGCTCGTCGAGGAGTTCGCCGCCGCGATCACCGCCCCCGGCGCGGACACCGCGGCGGTCGTCGCCGAGTGGATGGACGTGGAGGAGTCGCTGGCGTACTTCGCGGTCGAACGCACCATTCGCCACGACGACGGGCTCTCCCACTGGCGCTGCTTCGGTCCGTGCGTCACCCACAACTTCTTCCTCTACGAAGACCCGACGAACGAACGGTTCCACGTGATCGCGTGGGACCTCGACAACGCTTTCCAGGTGCTCCGCACGTCCGGCTTCAACGGCATCCTGGAGGTCGCCGACGATTTCGGCGAGATCTCCGGTGACTGCGCGCCGTTCGACTACCTCGGCTCACCCCAACGTTCCGCGGCGTGCGACCCCATCATCGGGGCCCTCGCGAGCTACACCGACGAATATCGCGCCGTGCTCGACGAGTTCCTGGCCGGACCGTTCTCGGTCGAACGGACCGACGAGGTGCTCGATCGCTGGAGTGCTCAGATCGCCGACGCGACCGCTGAGGCTGCGGCCACCCATGACGACGCAGTGCCCGTTGCGGTCTGGGAGGCCAGCGTCGCGGCGCTGCGGGAGGACCTCGAGACCGCCCGGGCCAACGCCGCGGGCTAG
- a CDS encoding acetolactate synthase large subunit yields the protein MTDTPNGAQALIRTLVDSGVDVCFTNPGTSEMHFVAALDDVPEMRGILGLFEGVVTGAADGYARMAGRPAATLLHLGPGLGNGLANLHNASRARTPMVNIVGDHATYHKQYDAPLESDIDSIAAGAPGWFRRSMSPDAVATDTAEAVAAAMSPPGQVATLVLPADTCWLPAPGGAVAPIPPAPAVEVDQADIEATAKLLRSGANCTLMLGGRVMGERGLRAAARIAEATGAKILAETFPARHRRGAGLPVVERTIYLAEFAQMQYAGTEHLILVDTVAPVSFFAYPGQASVLSPEGCDIVTLADGPHDPNAALEALAEALGTPTDVTVADHAVPDRPTGPLDAMSMAAAVAATLPEDAVVVDEGNTAGIGLGGATQGCAPHDWLCLTGGAIGIGLPLATGAAIGAPGRRVVNIQADGSAMYTLQALWTMARENLDVTVVIADNGRYAVLDMELDRVGAEAGGPIARAMFDLSGPDIDFVKLAAGMGVEGVRVDTAEDLTTHLERANRTPGPQLIDAVIPPLQA from the coding sequence ATGACCGACACCCCGAACGGCGCCCAGGCCCTCATTCGCACACTCGTGGATTCGGGCGTGGACGTCTGCTTCACCAACCCGGGCACCTCCGAGATGCACTTCGTGGCCGCCCTCGACGACGTACCCGAGATGCGGGGAATCCTCGGGCTCTTCGAGGGAGTGGTGACCGGCGCGGCCGACGGCTACGCCCGCATGGCCGGCCGTCCCGCCGCGACGCTCCTGCACCTCGGCCCGGGGCTCGGGAACGGTCTCGCCAACCTCCACAACGCCTCGCGGGCACGCACCCCGATGGTGAACATCGTCGGTGACCACGCGACCTACCACAAGCAGTACGACGCCCCGCTCGAGAGCGACATCGACTCGATCGCCGCCGGCGCACCCGGGTGGTTTCGGCGCTCGATGTCACCCGACGCGGTGGCGACCGACACGGCCGAAGCCGTCGCCGCGGCCATGTCGCCGCCCGGCCAGGTCGCGACGCTCGTGCTCCCGGCCGACACGTGCTGGCTCCCCGCTCCGGGCGGTGCCGTCGCCCCGATCCCGCCGGCCCCCGCGGTGGAGGTCGATCAGGCCGACATCGAGGCCACCGCGAAGCTCCTCCGCTCGGGCGCCAACTGCACGCTCATGCTCGGGGGGCGGGTCATGGGGGAACGCGGGCTCCGGGCGGCGGCCCGGATCGCGGAGGCGACGGGCGCCAAGATCCTCGCCGAGACGTTCCCGGCCCGGCACCGTCGGGGGGCCGGCCTCCCCGTGGTCGAACGGACGATCTATCTCGCCGAGTTCGCCCAGATGCAATACGCCGGTACCGAGCACCTGATCCTGGTGGACACGGTGGCGCCCGTTTCGTTCTTCGCCTATCCCGGACAGGCGTCGGTGCTGTCACCCGAGGGCTGCGACATCGTCACCCTGGCGGACGGACCGCACGACCCCAACGCAGCCCTGGAGGCCCTCGCCGAGGCGCTCGGCACGCCGACCGACGTCACGGTGGCGGACCATGCCGTGCCCGACCGGCCGACCGGGCCGCTCGACGCGATGTCGATGGCGGCCGCAGTCGCGGCGACGCTTCCGGAGGACGCAGTCGTCGTCGACGAGGGCAACACCGCGGGCATCGGGCTCGGGGGAGCGACGCAGGGCTGTGCGCCCCACGACTGGCTGTGCCTGACCGGTGGCGCGATCGGGATCGGCCTCCCACTCGCGACCGGTGCCGCGATCGGTGCGCCCGGTCGGCGGGTCGTGAACATCCAGGCGGACGGCTCCGCGATGTACACCCTCCAGGCGCTCTGGACGATGGCCCGCGAGAACCTCGACGTGACGGTCGTCATCGCCGACAACGGCCGCTACGCGGTGCTGGACATGGAGCTCGACCGCGTCGGGGCGGAGGCCGGTGGGCCGATCGCGCGGGCGATGTTCGACCTGTCGGGTCCCGACATCGACTTCGTCAAGCTCGCCGCGGGCATGGGCGTCGAGGGGGTGCGGGTGGACACCGCCGAGGACCTCACGACCCACCTCGAACGGGCGAACCGCACCCCGGGTCCCCAGCTCATCGACGCGGTGATTCCGCCGCTGCAGGCCTGA
- a CDS encoding VOC family protein — MSDSRRPRFHLAIPVDDLAACRSFYGEVLGLAEGRSDDDWVDFDCYGHQLVIHRVTRRGDALPTNAVDGDDVPVPHFGVLLERADWDALADRLRAAGTAFIIEPRVRFAGEPGEQATMFFLDPAGNALEFKSFADDGQVFAR, encoded by the coding sequence ATGTCCGACTCCCGTCGTCCCCGTTTCCATCTCGCCATTCCGGTCGACGACCTCGCCGCCTGTCGTTCGTTCTACGGCGAGGTACTCGGGCTGGCCGAAGGACGGTCGGACGACGACTGGGTCGACTTCGACTGCTACGGCCACCAGTTGGTGATCCATCGGGTCACCCGGCGCGGCGACGCGTTGCCGACGAATGCGGTGGACGGCGACGACGTGCCGGTGCCGCACTTCGGCGTGCTGCTGGAGCGGGCCGACTGGGATGCCCTCGCCGATCGGCTCCGCGCCGCGGGAACGGCGTTCATCATCGAACCGCGGGTGCGCTTCGCCGGTGAGCCCGGCGAACAGGCCACGATGTTCTTCCTCGATCCGGCCGGGAACGCGCTCGAGTTCAAGTCCTTCGCCGACGACGGGCAGGTCTTCGCCCGCTGA